A stretch of the Kushneria konosiri genome encodes the following:
- a CDS encoding pyridoxal-phosphate-dependent aminotransferase family protein: MSLESFNPPTRLLMGPGPINADPRVLRAMSAPLIGQYDPAMTACMNETQALYRDVFRTQNEATLLVDGTSRAGIEAVLVSLIEPGDRVLVPVFGRFGHLLREIAERAGAEVHIIEVEWGEVFTPEQVEAAIRDVRPKVLAMVQGDTSTTMCQPLEEIGSICRAHDVLFYTDATASLAGNVLETDAWQLDAVTAGLQKCLAGPSGSAPTTLSPRAVECIRGRAHIEAGLVGDGHDAGRGVRIRSNYFDLSMILDYWGESRLNHHTEATSMLYGARECARLLVNEGMDQAIARHALHGSAMTAGLSAMGLELFGDQRHRMNNVVGIYIPDGVEGEVLRRTLLEDYAIEIGTSFGPLHGRIWRIGTMGYNARRDTVMTTLAALEEVLRRAGVSITAGSGAGAAREYYQQTPQQTPERAHV, translated from the coding sequence ATGTCGCTTGAGTCCTTCAATCCCCCGACACGCCTTTTGATGGGTCCCGGGCCGATCAACGCCGATCCGCGCGTGCTGCGTGCCATGTCTGCGCCGTTGATCGGCCAGTATGACCCGGCGATGACCGCCTGCATGAACGAGACCCAGGCGCTCTATCGTGATGTCTTTCGTACCCAAAATGAGGCCACCCTGCTGGTCGATGGCACCTCGCGCGCCGGTATCGAGGCCGTGCTGGTCTCGTTGATCGAGCCGGGAGACCGTGTACTGGTGCCGGTCTTTGGCCGTTTTGGTCATCTGCTGCGCGAGATTGCCGAGCGCGCCGGTGCCGAGGTGCACATCATCGAAGTCGAGTGGGGCGAGGTCTTCACCCCCGAGCAGGTCGAGGCCGCCATTCGTGACGTGCGACCGAAGGTGCTGGCCATGGTGCAGGGTGATACCTCCACCACCATGTGCCAGCCGCTGGAAGAGATCGGCAGTATCTGCCGCGCCCATGACGTGCTCTTTTATACCGACGCCACCGCCTCGCTTGCCGGCAACGTGCTGGAGACCGACGCCTGGCAGCTTGATGCGGTCACGGCCGGTCTGCAGAAGTGTCTGGCAGGCCCTTCCGGCAGTGCGCCGACCACGCTGTCGCCGCGGGCGGTCGAGTGTATCCGCGGGCGCGCTCACATCGAGGCCGGGCTGGTAGGGGATGGGCATGATGCCGGTCGCGGCGTGCGCATCCGCTCGAACTACTTCGATCTGTCGATGATTCTCGACTACTGGGGAGAATCGCGACTCAATCACCACACCGAAGCCACCAGCATGCTGTACGGCGCCCGTGAATGTGCCCGTTTACTGGTCAATGAGGGGATGGATCAGGCGATTGCCCGACATGCCCTGCATGGCAGTGCGATGACAGCGGGCCTGTCGGCGATGGGGCTTGAGCTCTTTGGCGATCAGCGTCACCGCATGAACAACGTGGTCGGCATCTACATTCCTGACGGCGTCGAGGGTGAAGTGCTGCGCCGCACCCTGCTGGAAGACTACGCCATCGAGATCGGTACCTCCTTTGGGCCGCTGCACGGGCGTATCTGGCGCATTGGTACCATGGGCTACAACGCTCGCCGTGATACCGTCATGACCACTCTGGCGGCACTCGAGGAGGTGCTGCGTCGAGCCGGCGTCAGCATCACGGCCGGCAGTGGCGCAGGTGCTGCGCGCGAATATTATCAACAAACCCCACAGCAGACGCCGGAGCGTGCTCATGTATAA
- the hemN gene encoding oxygen-independent coproporphyrinogen III oxidase produces MLSSAPRPALPDAQFSPDIELLKRHDGQGPRYTSYPPATAFTDHFGPTQLTQALERSNATARDLSLYVHIPFCRRICFYCGCNRIATRQTAMAEPYLDRLTREMTLMRRHLDGGRRVEQLHWGGGTPTFLDLDQMSRLMDQLGTHFNLSDHPDRDFAIEIDPREANVYTLRHLQSLGFNRLSLGVQDLDLRVQKAINRIQPRELSENLIDEAYRLGFRSLSLDLIYGLPHQSVTGFAETLDQVIDMAPARLCVFNYAHLPERFLPQRRINRADLPDADTRLAIQCMTIEKLTQAGYIHIGMDHFARPDDSLAVAQREGHLRRNFQGYTTHAQCDLIGLGVSAISQVDDVYAQNTARLETWQTAIDHPRLATCRGVRLSEDDRLRRHVIHRLMCDMQLDFDAIEADFGIRASYYFANVFERLATFRRDGLIEYDKHLLMVTPMGRLLIRQLAMAFDAHLSTEHRQQFSRLL; encoded by the coding sequence ATGTTGTCATCTGCTCCCCGACCCGCTCTCCCTGATGCGCAGTTCTCGCCGGATATCGAGCTGCTCAAGCGCCATGACGGCCAGGGCCCCCGCTATACGTCCTATCCGCCGGCCACCGCCTTTACCGATCACTTCGGCCCGACACAGCTGACGCAGGCCCTTGAGCGCAGCAACGCCACCGCGCGAGACCTATCGCTGTACGTCCATATTCCCTTTTGCCGACGCATCTGCTTTTACTGTGGCTGTAACCGCATTGCCACTCGTCAGACCGCCATGGCCGAGCCCTATCTGGACCGCCTGACCCGGGAGATGACCCTGATGAGGCGCCATCTCGACGGCGGGCGACGGGTCGAGCAGCTGCACTGGGGCGGCGGCACACCGACCTTTCTCGATCTGGACCAGATGAGCCGGCTGATGGATCAGCTGGGCACGCACTTCAATCTTTCCGACCATCCTGACCGCGATTTCGCCATCGAAATCGATCCTCGCGAGGCCAACGTTTATACGCTGCGTCATCTGCAGTCGCTGGGCTTCAATCGCCTGAGCCTGGGCGTGCAGGATCTGGACCTTCGCGTACAGAAGGCCATTAACCGGATCCAGCCACGCGAACTGAGCGAAAACCTGATCGATGAGGCCTACCGGCTGGGATTTCGCTCGCTGAGTCTGGATCTGATCTATGGCCTGCCGCATCAGAGCGTGACAGGTTTTGCCGAGACTCTGGATCAGGTAATCGACATGGCACCGGCCCGGCTCTGCGTTTTCAACTATGCCCACCTGCCCGAACGGTTTTTGCCACAGCGGCGCATCAACCGCGCAGACCTGCCGGATGCCGACACTCGCCTGGCCATTCAGTGCATGACGATCGAGAAGCTGACACAGGCCGGCTACATCCATATCGGCATGGATCACTTCGCAAGACCCGATGACAGCCTGGCCGTCGCGCAACGCGAGGGTCATTTACGGCGTAACTTTCAGGGGTACACCACCCACGCGCAGTGCGACCTGATAGGCCTGGGGGTGTCGGCCATCAGCCAGGTCGATGACGTCTATGCCCAGAACACCGCGCGACTGGAGACCTGGCAGACGGCCATCGACCACCCACGGCTGGCCACCTGCCGCGGGGTACGCCTGAGTGAGGATGACCGACTGCGCCGGCACGTGATTCATCGTTTGATGTGTGACATGCAACTCGATTTTGACGCCATCGAAGCCGACTTTGGCATCAGGGCGTCATACTATTTCGCTAATGTATTTGAAAGACTTGCCACCTTTCGGCGAGACGGTCTCATCGAATATGATAAGCACTTGCTTATGGTGACCCCAATGGGACGATTGCTGATCCGTCAGCTGGCCATGGCCTTCGATGCCCACCTTTCGACCGAACATCGTCAGCAGTTCTCACGGCTTCTCTAG
- a CDS encoding MurR/RpiR family transcriptional regulator — protein sequence MDQHLGQRLRQQFDQLTPNEQKVAGFILDHFDDIAVYSGAELARLSGVSKATVSRLFRRLGFASFSEVRQHVRELRYHGVPLVTDSKALGSGLERFHRHFERERDNLHQMLAAIDADTFDALIEALDRAPEVLIIGYRNGYPPALHLRQQLMQVRPGVRLAPLPGQSLGEELTGVSQGTLVIVMGFRRRAHGFSKLIEQLEKGGLETLLIGDPTLAATGTSPTWQLECPLDSVSAFDSYTSVMSLINLLANALLHKRLGEGRARIDAISDVYAGLDELA from the coding sequence ATGGATCAGCATCTGGGGCAGCGGCTGCGGCAGCAGTTTGATCAGCTCACGCCCAATGAGCAGAAGGTGGCGGGGTTTATCCTCGATCACTTCGATGACATCGCCGTTTACAGTGGTGCCGAACTGGCAAGACTCTCGGGTGTTTCCAAGGCCACGGTCAGTCGGCTCTTTCGTCGCCTGGGCTTTGCCAGCTTCAGCGAGGTGCGACAGCACGTCCGCGAACTGCGCTATCACGGCGTACCGCTGGTCACCGACTCAAAAGCGCTGGGCAGTGGGCTTGAGCGCTTTCATCGGCACTTCGAACGTGAGCGCGACAATCTCCATCAGATGCTGGCCGCCATCGACGCCGACACCTTCGATGCCCTGATCGAGGCGCTGGACCGCGCCCCTGAGGTGCTCATCATTGGCTATCGCAACGGCTACCCGCCGGCTTTGCATCTGCGCCAGCAGCTGATGCAGGTAAGGCCCGGTGTCCGGCTGGCACCGCTGCCCGGTCAGTCGCTGGGTGAGGAGCTGACCGGCGTGTCGCAAGGAACACTGGTCATTGTCATGGGATTTCGCCGCCGGGCTCACGGGTTTTCGAAGCTCATCGAGCAGCTTGAAAAGGGCGGGCTTGAGACGCTGCTGATTGGCGACCCGACCCTGGCAGCGACCGGCACGTCACCGACCTGGCAGCTGGAATGCCCGCTGGACAGCGTCTCTGCCTTTGACAGCTACACCTCGGTCATGAGCCTGATCAACCTGCTGGCCAACGCGCTGCTGCACAAGCGGCTGGGCGAAGGGCGTGCCCGCATCGACGCGATCAGCGACGTTTACGCCGGGCTGGATGAACTGGCCTGA
- a CDS encoding carboxymuconolactone decarboxylase family protein produces MTSERPRRIDATDIYHTTRAVRHCSLDPSIRCLAELRTSQINGGCDNCENLRVSEAEALGIDADKLRELARWADSDRFTARERAALAWCESFTHFRPVDASTRMMAITTFSPRELADLTLAIELTSTMSRVARHMDDDARVG; encoded by the coding sequence ATGACCAGTGAACGACCCCGGCGAATCGATGCCACCGATATCTACCACACTACCCGTGCGGTACGACATTGCAGCCTCGACCCTTCCATTCGCTGTCTGGCAGAGCTTCGCACCTCGCAGATCAATGGCGGCTGCGATAACTGCGAAAACCTGCGGGTCAGCGAAGCCGAAGCACTGGGCATTGATGCCGACAAGCTGCGTGAGCTGGCACGCTGGGCCGACTCCGACCGCTTCACCGCTCGTGAACGTGCAGCGCTTGCCTGGTGTGAGTCCTTTACCCATTTTCGGCCGGTCGATGCCAGCACCCGCATGATGGCGATCACTACCTTCTCGCCGCGCGAACTGGCGGATCTGACCCTGGCCATCGAATTGACCAGCACCATGTCACGTGTGGCCCGTCACATGGATGACGACGCGCGCGTCGGTTGA
- a CDS encoding TRAP transporter permease, translating to MNTTPSSTERPKVDARELAAVADTGGRKLQGITGRLLLIVAVAWSMFQLWITSPLPYALGFGVFSATEARSIHLAFALFLAFLSWPALKRSPKDRVPVTDWIMAAIAAFCALYIYLFYDQLSGRPGNPITQDVIVGVMGLILLLEGTRRALGPPLMIVAMVFLGYSLAGPYMPGMLAHRGVSFEALINHQWLTTQGVFGIALGVSTSFVFLFVLFGALLDKAGAGNYFIKVAFSMLGHYRGGPAKAAVVASGLTGLISGSSIANTVTTGTFTIPMMKRVGFSSTKAGAVEVASSVNGQIMPPVMGAAAFLMVEYVGIPYVEVIKHAFLPAMISYIALFYIVHLEAMKAGMQGLESANPPKPWLYKLLGFATGLVGLMALSAAVYYGLGWLKPVLGESTPWVVSIALMVIYVGLLKLGARYPELEHDSPDASITTLPQTRPTVMVGLHYLLPVVVLVWCLMVERLSPGLSAFWATVLMMVIMLTQRPLDALFRGRLALGENLREGVFDLWSGLVDGARNMVGIGIATATAGIIVGAVSQTGVGLVLADLVEHLSMGSLFLMLLLTAVLSLILGMGLPTTANYIVVSALLAPVIVQLGQQQGLIVPLIAVHLFVFYFGIMADVTPPVGLASFAAAAISGADPIRTGFQAFWYSLRTAALPFLFIFNTDLLLINVDLWHGIVIFVVATVAMLVFAAATQGWFVVRNRWHETILLLLVAFTLFRPGFWQDMIEPPFKEMPPAQFAQAYGDLEAGQTMRVAVEGLDDYGAPMRLVIEVPVVEGDSGQARLDNLGLALRQDGETTLVDTVGWGSQASELGLDMDQTIVSVELPRERFAKEWLWIPALLILALIVYFQRRRRSNHTESRTAQATS from the coding sequence ATGAACACAACCCCTTCTTCGACCGAGCGCCCGAAAGTGGATGCCAGGGAACTGGCTGCCGTGGCAGATACCGGCGGACGCAAGTTACAGGGCATCACCGGACGCCTGTTGCTGATCGTGGCCGTCGCCTGGTCAATGTTTCAGCTCTGGATTACCTCCCCGCTGCCCTACGCGCTGGGGTTCGGCGTCTTTAGTGCCACCGAGGCACGATCGATCCACCTGGCCTTTGCGCTGTTTCTGGCCTTTCTCTCCTGGCCGGCGCTCAAGCGCTCTCCAAAGGATCGCGTACCGGTCACGGACTGGATCATGGCAGCGATTGCTGCCTTCTGCGCGCTCTATATCTATCTGTTTTATGACCAGCTCTCCGGTCGCCCCGGCAACCCGATCACTCAGGATGTCATCGTGGGCGTGATGGGGCTGATCCTGCTGCTGGAAGGCACTCGCCGGGCACTCGGGCCCCCGCTGATGATCGTGGCGATGGTCTTTCTGGGTTATTCGCTGGCCGGCCCGTACATGCCGGGCATGCTGGCCCACCGTGGCGTCAGCTTCGAGGCCCTGATCAATCATCAGTGGTTAACGACTCAGGGCGTGTTTGGTATCGCTCTGGGCGTCTCCACCAGCTTCGTTTTCCTGTTCGTGCTGTTTGGCGCGCTGCTCGACAAGGCCGGCGCCGGCAATTATTTCATCAAGGTGGCCTTTTCGATGCTGGGTCACTATCGCGGCGGCCCGGCCAAGGCCGCCGTGGTGGCCTCCGGGCTGACCGGTCTGATTTCGGGCTCGTCGATCGCCAATACGGTCACCACCGGCACCTTTACCATTCCGATGATGAAGCGGGTGGGCTTTTCCTCTACCAAGGCCGGCGCGGTCGAGGTGGCCTCCTCGGTCAACGGTCAGATCATGCCGCCGGTCATGGGGGCCGCGGCCTTTTTGATGGTCGAATACGTCGGCATTCCTTATGTCGAGGTCATCAAGCACGCCTTCCTGCCGGCCATGATCTCCTATATCGCCCTGTTTTATATCGTGCACCTTGAGGCGATGAAGGCCGGCATGCAGGGGCTTGAGAGCGCCAACCCGCCAAAACCCTGGCTTTACAAGCTGCTGGGCTTTGCCACCGGTCTGGTCGGGCTGATGGCGCTCAGCGCCGCGGTCTATTACGGGCTGGGCTGGCTCAAGCCGGTACTGGGTGAATCCACACCCTGGGTCGTCTCCATTGCGCTGATGGTGATCTATGTCGGGCTTTTGAAGCTGGGAGCCCGCTATCCGGAGCTTGAGCATGATTCTCCCGATGCCAGCATCACGACCCTGCCGCAGACCCGGCCCACGGTCATGGTGGGGCTTCACTACCTGCTGCCGGTGGTGGTACTGGTCTGGTGCCTGATGGTCGAGCGGCTCTCTCCCGGACTTTCCGCCTTCTGGGCAACGGTGTTGATGATGGTCATCATGCTGACCCAGCGGCCGCTGGATGCCCTGTTCCGCGGGCGTCTGGCGCTGGGCGAGAACCTGCGCGAAGGCGTTTTTGACCTCTGGAGCGGGCTGGTCGATGGCGCGCGCAACATGGTCGGCATCGGCATTGCCACCGCCACCGCCGGCATCATCGTCGGCGCGGTCTCGCAGACCGGCGTGGGCCTGGTGCTGGCCGATCTGGTCGAGCATCTCTCGATGGGCAGTCTCTTTTTGATGCTGCTGCTCACGGCCGTGCTGAGCCTGATTCTGGGCATGGGACTGCCGACCACGGCCAACTACATCGTGGTGTCGGCACTGCTGGCCCCGGTTATCGTGCAGCTCGGTCAGCAGCAGGGGCTGATCGTGCCGCTGATTGCGGTGCACCTGTTCGTGTTCTATTTCGGCATCATGGCCGATGTCACCCCGCCGGTCGGGCTGGCCTCCTTTGCCGCGGCCGCCATCTCGGGGGCCGACCCCATACGCACCGGTTTTCAGGCCTTCTGGTATAGCCTGCGCACCGCGGCACTGCCGTTTCTGTTCATCTTCAACACCGACCTTTTGCTCATCAACGTCGATCTCTGGCACGGCATCGTGATCTTTGTGGTGGCCACCGTCGCCATGCTGGTCTTTGCCGCCGCCACCCAGGGCTGGTTTGTCGTACGCAACCGCTGGCACGAGACCATCTTGCTGCTGCTGGTGGCCTTCACCCTGTTCCGCCCCGGCTTCTGGCAGGACATGATCGAGCCGCCCTTCAAGGAGATGCCGCCGGCACAGTTTGCTCAGGCATACGGCGATCTGGAGGCAGGGCAGACGATGCGGGTCGCCGTCGAAGGGCTTGATGACTACGGCGCCCCCATGCGGCTGGTGATCGAGGTGCCGGTGGTAGAAGGCGACAGCGGCCAGGCACGGCTGGACAATCTGGGGCTGGCCTTGCGTCAGGACGGAGAGACCACACTTGTGGATACGGTCGGCTGGGGCAGTCAGGCAAGCGAACTGGGGCTGGACATGGATCAGACCATTGTCAGCGTCGAACTGCCACGCGAGCGTTTTGCCAAGGAGTGGCTGTGGATTCCGGCCCTTTTAATACTGGCGTTGATTGTCTACTTTCAGCGCAGGCGCCGATCAAATCACACTGAATCGCGTACGGCTCAGGCCACTTCCTGA
- a CDS encoding amidase, whose amino-acid sequence MSDVIERVDRSVWVKGRPEQTAMGMEDGPLAGQRLAVKDLFDIEGEITGAGNPDWAAAQRPASRTAPGVQALLEAGAALVGKTQTDEFAYSLNGANVHYGTPINPAAPDRLPGGSSSGSAIAVARGEAEIGLGTDTGGSIRIPASYNGLWGLRPSHGAISCEGLLPLAPCFDTVGWLCRDHSTLSGVADVLLPEARTAAPGGVMTLLVPEALASEAGRFHKALGARQDLLVQALSDQWLTHLGRTFRVLQGRDIWRAHGEWLTREQPRLAPDIEARFQWCATLTERDEQAALRARTEIIEALRTFSDDGAQLLALPTAPGASPLLSLTGRPLEAYRERLMGMTALAGLWGAPQLSMPLLKDEREGGGRAPWGLSLLGAPGQDRHLVTRARTYRA is encoded by the coding sequence ATGAGTGATGTCATCGAGCGTGTGGATCGCAGTGTCTGGGTCAAGGGACGCCCCGAGCAAACTGCCATGGGCATGGAGGACGGTCCGTTGGCCGGCCAGCGTCTGGCCGTGAAGGATCTTTTTGATATCGAAGGTGAGATCACCGGGGCAGGCAATCCCGACTGGGCGGCCGCCCAGCGACCGGCGTCTCGTACGGCACCCGGCGTACAGGCACTGCTGGAGGCCGGGGCAGCCCTTGTCGGCAAGACCCAGACCGATGAGTTCGCCTACAGCCTCAACGGTGCCAATGTGCACTACGGGACACCGATCAATCCAGCCGCCCCCGACCGTCTGCCGGGGGGCTCAAGCTCCGGCTCGGCCATTGCCGTCGCTCGCGGTGAGGCCGAGATTGGCCTGGGGACCGACACCGGTGGCTCGATTCGTATTCCGGCCAGCTATAACGGACTCTGGGGGCTTCGCCCCTCCCATGGCGCCATCAGCTGTGAGGGGTTGCTCCCGCTGGCGCCCTGCTTCGATACGGTGGGCTGGCTGTGTCGAGACCACAGCACGCTTTCAGGTGTGGCCGATGTGCTTCTGCCCGAGGCTCGAACGGCCGCCCCTGGTGGGGTCATGACGCTGCTGGTGCCTGAAGCGCTGGCCAGCGAGGCAGGGCGCTTTCACAAGGCGCTGGGCGCCCGTCAGGATCTACTGGTTCAGGCGCTGTCGGATCAGTGGCTTACCCATCTGGGACGTACCTTCCGGGTGCTTCAGGGCCGCGATATCTGGCGGGCGCACGGCGAGTGGCTCACCCGGGAGCAGCCGCGCCTGGCGCCTGATATCGAGGCGCGCTTTCAATGGTGCGCAACGTTGACCGAGCGGGATGAGCAGGCGGCACTCAGGGCCCGTACCGAGATTATCGAGGCGCTTCGCACCTTCAGCGATGACGGTGCGCAGCTTCTGGCCCTGCCGACGGCACCGGGGGCCTCGCCGCTATTGAGTCTGACCGGCCGCCCGCTCGAGGCCTATCGGGAGCGACTGATGGGCATGACCGCGCTGGCCGGGCTGTGGGGGGCACCGCAGCTTTCCATGCCGCTTTTGAAGGATGAGCGGGAAGGCGGTGGCCGGGCGCCCTGGGGGCTGTCGCTGCTGGGCGCGCCCGGTCAGGATCGTCATCTGGTAACACGTGCCCGGACGTATCGTGCATAG
- a CDS encoding allantoate amidohydrolase has translation MYNGDAIVAACDQLAAISADAGQLTRCYLTPEHARANAQLAQWMQDAGMQIWQDAAGNQWGRLEGSDPSLPALVLGSHSDSVINAGRFDGPLGVLLAIGVVARLNGAAQRPARSIEVVAFADEEGTRFGTALLGSRAVAGTWDPAWWDIVGRDGVTLRQAFVDFGLDPDRVHEAARAPEHIAGYLEAHIEQGPVLEAERRSLGVVTAIAGARRFVITIGGEAGHAGTTPLALRRDALSGAAEAIVAIETLARAAGIVATVGSLETFPGAVNVIPGEVRMTLDIRAERDEDRDRTLNGIRETCDRIGETRGLAWYWQETHTAPAVACAPRLVETLTQAIEAATGPDAGPVLRLASGAGHDGMAMAAICEIGMLFVRCERGISHHPDESVQARDVDDALNAMSRAVSTLVD, from the coding sequence ATGTATAACGGTGACGCCATCGTTGCTGCCTGCGATCAGCTGGCGGCCATTTCCGCCGATGCCGGTCAGCTGACGCGCTGCTACCTGACGCCGGAACATGCCCGCGCCAACGCGCAACTGGCACAGTGGATGCAGGATGCCGGCATGCAGATCTGGCAGGACGCCGCCGGTAATCAGTGGGGGCGACTGGAAGGCAGTGACCCGTCACTGCCGGCGCTGGTGCTGGGCTCGCACAGTGACAGCGTCATCAACGCCGGGCGCTTTGACGGCCCGCTGGGCGTTCTGCTGGCGATTGGCGTGGTGGCACGCCTGAACGGCGCCGCTCAGCGCCCGGCCCGCTCGATCGAGGTCGTGGCCTTTGCCGATGAAGAGGGCACGCGCTTTGGCACTGCACTTCTGGGCAGTCGCGCCGTGGCCGGTACCTGGGACCCGGCCTGGTGGGACATCGTCGGGCGCGATGGCGTGACCCTGCGTCAGGCGTTTGTGGATTTCGGGCTTGACCCCGACCGCGTCCATGAGGCCGCCCGTGCTCCCGAACATATTGCCGGCTACCTGGAAGCGCACATCGAGCAGGGGCCGGTGCTGGAAGCCGAGCGGCGATCGCTGGGCGTTGTCACGGCGATCGCCGGTGCCCGCCGCTTTGTCATCACGATCGGTGGTGAGGCCGGCCATGCCGGGACCACGCCGCTGGCGCTGCGTCGCGACGCGCTGTCGGGGGCCGCCGAGGCGATCGTGGCCATTGAAACCCTGGCGCGTGCTGCCGGTATCGTGGCCACGGTCGGCTCGCTGGAAACCTTTCCCGGTGCAGTCAACGTGATTCCCGGCGAGGTGCGCATGACGCTCGACATCCGCGCCGAGCGTGATGAGGATCGTGACCGTACCCTCAATGGCATTCGCGAGACCTGTGATCGCATCGGTGAGACCCGTGGGCTTGCCTGGTACTGGCAGGAGACCCATACAGCGCCGGCGGTCGCCTGTGCACCGCGCCTGGTCGAGACGCTGACGCAGGCCATCGAGGCCGCCACTGGCCCCGACGCCGGGCCCGTCCTGAGACTGGCCAGCGGTGCCGGCCATGACGGCATGGCCATGGCCGCGATCTGTGAGATCGGCATGCTGTTCGTGCGGTGTGAGCGGGGGATCAGCCATCATCCGGACGAGTCGGTACAGGCCCGCGACGTGGATGACGCGCTCAATGCCATGAGTCGCGCTGTCTCGACGCTGGTGGACTGA
- a CDS encoding TAXI family TRAP transporter solute-binding subunit, translating into MIKRQTLTAMLSATVMTLGALAMSTTSAQAGEQKFMTIGTGGQTGVYYVVGQSICRFVNQGDSGYRCNAPSTGASVANVNGIENGDLDMGVAQSDVQYNAYHGEGQFEGKPHEDLRSVFAMHGEPLTLVARADSGIKTLDDLKGKRVNIGNPGSGNRATMEVVMAAKGWTTSDFALASELDSAEQASALADNNIDAMVFVAGHPNGSIQEATTTTDARIIPLDGEVIQKLVEENPYYSFYEIPGGMYKGNPDDIKTFGVGATVVSAEKVNPDLVYAAVSAVFDNFDRFKKLHPAFATLDPKTMVNQGLSAPLHEGAKRYYQEKGWLSE; encoded by the coding sequence ATGATCAAACGCCAGACGCTTACTGCAATGCTATCAGCGACCGTCATGACGCTGGGGGCACTCGCCATGTCCACCACCAGCGCTCAGGCCGGGGAACAGAAATTCATGACCATCGGCACCGGTGGCCAGACCGGCGTCTACTACGTGGTCGGCCAGTCCATCTGTCGCTTCGTTAATCAGGGCGATAGCGGCTACCGCTGTAATGCACCGTCAACCGGCGCCTCGGTAGCCAACGTCAACGGTATTGAAAATGGCGATCTGGACATGGGTGTGGCCCAGTCCGACGTGCAGTACAACGCCTATCACGGTGAAGGTCAGTTCGAAGGCAAGCCGCATGAAGACCTGCGCAGCGTCTTTGCCATGCACGGCGAGCCGCTGACACTGGTTGCACGCGCCGATTCCGGCATCAAGACGCTGGACGATCTGAAGGGCAAGCGCGTCAACATCGGCAACCCGGGTTCCGGCAATCGCGCCACCATGGAAGTCGTCATGGCCGCCAAGGGCTGGACCACCAGCGACTTCGCACTCGCCTCCGAGCTGGACAGCGCCGAACAGGCTTCCGCACTGGCCGATAACAACATCGATGCGATGGTGTTTGTGGCAGGTCACCCCAATGGCTCGATTCAGGAAGCCACCACCACGACCGACGCCCGCATCATTCCGCTGGACGGTGAAGTGATCCAGAAGCTGGTGGAAGAAAACCCCTACTACAGCTTCTATGAAATTCCCGGTGGCATGTACAAGGGCAACCCGGACGACATCAAGACCTTTGGTGTGGGTGCTACGGTCGTCAGCGCCGAGAAGGTCAACCCGGATCTGGTCTATGCAGCCGTCAGCGCTGTATTCGACAACTTTGATCGTTTCAAGAAGCTCCATCCCGCCTTCGCCACGCTTGACCCGAAAACCATGGTCAATCAGGGCCTGTCGGCGCCGCTGCATGAAGGGGCCAAGCGCTACTATCAGGAAAAGGGCTGGCTCAGCGAGTAA